One window from the genome of Cryptomeria japonica chromosome 6, Sugi_1.0, whole genome shotgun sequence encodes:
- the LOC131033603 gene encoding equilibrative nucleotide transporter 3, whose protein sequence is MTIDGAVTQDEFQGSLPPKKGQYSAYAVCWLLGIGCLFSWNSMLTIEDYYQYLFPDYHSSRVLTLVYQPFALITTFILAYNEARINTRQRILIGYVLFFISTFIIIILDLATSGKGGLGTFIGICAMSALFGFADAHVQAGIMGDLSYMNPDFIQSFTAGLAASGVITSGLRLITKSAFENSKDGLRKGALLFFSISTLYELFCVFLYTFIFPRLKVVNYYRSKAASEGSKTVVADLAAGGIAVSDQNDVEESKAKERLNNKELLKQNIDFGLDIFITYILTLSIFPGFLSEDTGKHGLGSWYAITLIAMFNVGDLIGRYIPLIKVLKLERRSWLTIAAISRLSFIPAFYFTAKYGDQGWMLMLCILLGLSNGFITTCVFTLAPKGYKGPEQNALGNILVVFLLMGITSGVISDWLWLIGKGW, encoded by the exons ATGACAATAGATGGTGCTGTTACGCAAGATGAATTCCAAGGCTCTCTTCCTCCAAAGAAG GGACAATACAGTGCATATGCAGTTTGTTGGCTTCTTGGGATTGGATGCCTTTTCTCTTGGAATAGTATGTTGACAATTGAAGATTACTATCAATATCTATTTCCG GACTATCACTCATCAAGAGTGTTGACATTGGTGTACCAGCCTTTCGCATTGATAACAACTTTTATACTCGCATACAATGAGGCTAGAATTAATACGCGACAACGCATCCTCATAGGATATGTTCTCTTTTTTATAAGTACATTCATCATAATTATT CTGGACCTTGCAACCTCTGGAAAGGGAGGACTGGGAACTTTCATTGGCATATGTGCAATGAGTGCACTTTTTGGCTTTGCAGATGCTCATGTCCAGGCAGGAATAATGGGAGATTTATCATACATGAATCCTGACTTTATTCAG TCTTTCACAGCAGGGCTTGCTGCATCAGGAGTTATTACATCTGGTTTGAGACTAATAACAAAATCAGCCTTTGAAAACTCAAAAGATGGCCTTCGAAAAGGAGCTT TGCTGTTCTTTTCGATAAGTACCTTGTATGAGCTATTCTGTGTTTTTCTCTATACTTTCATCTTCCCACGCCTTAAGGTTGTAAACTATTACCGATCTAAGGCAGCTTCTGAGGGATCAAAAACAGTGGTTGCTGATCTTGCTGCAGGAGGTATTGCAGTATCAGACCAAAAT GATGTTGAAGAATCAAAAGCTAAAGAACGTCTGAATAACAAGGAGCTGCTGAAACAAAACATTGATTTTGGGTTGGATATCTTCATTACCTATATACTTACACTATCAATATTCCCTGGTTTTCTATCAGAAGATACAGGCAAACATGGGCTGGGTTCCTG GTATGCTATCACTCTAATAGCAATGTTCAATGTTGGAGATCTTATTGGACGATACATTCCCCTGATTAAGGTTCTGAAGCTAGAAAGAAGGTCATGGCTGACAATTGCAGCAATTTCTCGCCTAAGCTTCATCCCTGCATTCTATTTCACTGCAAAGTATGGAGACCAAGGCTGGATGTTAATGCTATGCATTTTACTGGGCTTGTCTAATGGATTCATTACAACTTGTGTATTTACCCTTGCACCAAAGGGATATAag GGACCTGAACAAAACGCCCTAGGAAATATATTAGTCGTATTCTTGCTAATGGGAATAACTTCAGGTGTTATCAGTGATTGGTTGTGGCTAATTGGTAAGGGATGGTAA